From one Butyricimonas faecihominis genomic stretch:
- a CDS encoding LruC domain-containing protein: MRTKVLILALFFLSAIVSSCVKKDIEHKEKETTGFTELVVPADFEWKMSENVTCNFTSEHASKVYVSTGANTAPFASFYVGQDIDQVKLNVPTYINTLYVKYETEAGLSAAKSLDITNNTVTYTVPADSKEMETPLAYSAKTNLSRANGQAVIFYPAQENGWGTLMFEDLWPAYGDYDFNDFVVNYKMQLYPNNKNMVKEMILGIRVKAIGGSLPYDLCLAIKGIKAGEIEECEKQESYNALEEADMKLLNPGNSVKNTPIFRFDNIRTNTKAPKGFAFLNTDPDNKARIQKGDMVNITFYIAFRNSIPQADLTLDAFDFFIAKPVKEGASQWQEIHTRGYAPTEEFGQSTYEQTKEGNSYIGKSGIYYNSNTNLVWAINIPTDIPHTHEKADFLKAYPHFKDWATSGGEQHKDWYENMTGNRNDSELIKQ; encoded by the coding sequence ATGAGAACAAAAGTCTTAATTTTGGCCTTATTCTTCTTATCTGCAATTGTAAGCAGTTGTGTCAAGAAAGATATCGAGCATAAGGAAAAAGAAACAACAGGATTCACGGAATTAGTCGTTCCTGCTGATTTCGAATGGAAAATGTCCGAAAATGTGACCTGTAATTTCACTTCGGAACATGCCTCTAAAGTGTACGTTTCCACTGGAGCAAACACGGCTCCTTTTGCCTCGTTCTATGTCGGACAGGATATAGATCAAGTCAAATTGAACGTACCGACCTACATCAACACGCTTTACGTTAAATACGAAACGGAAGCAGGATTATCAGCAGCTAAATCTCTTGATATAACCAATAATACCGTGACTTATACAGTTCCCGCTGATAGTAAAGAAATGGAAACGCCTCTTGCCTACTCAGCAAAAACAAACTTAAGCCGAGCAAATGGTCAAGCAGTTATTTTTTATCCTGCCCAAGAAAACGGTTGGGGGACCTTGATGTTCGAAGATCTTTGGCCGGCCTATGGGGATTATGACTTTAACGACTTTGTTGTCAATTATAAGATGCAACTTTACCCCAATAACAAAAACATGGTAAAGGAAATGATCCTCGGAATCCGCGTCAAAGCCATTGGAGGCTCTCTACCTTATGACTTATGTCTTGCTATAAAAGGTATAAAAGCCGGGGAAATAGAAGAATGCGAAAAACAAGAATCCTACAATGCCTTGGAAGAGGCCGATATGAAGTTACTCAATCCGGGTAATAGCGTGAAAAATACACCTATATTCAGGTTCGATAACATCCGAACCAACACGAAGGCTCCTAAAGGTTTCGCTTTCCTTAACACAGATCCGGATAACAAAGCACGAATACAAAAAGGCGATATGGTAAACATCACCTTTTATATTGCATTCCGCAATTCAATTCCTCAAGCAGATCTTACCCTTGACGCATTTGACTTTTTCATTGCTAAACCTGTAAAGGAAGGAGCCTCTCAATGGCAAGAAATCCACACGAGAGGTTACGCTCCGACAGAAGAATTCGGACAAAGCACATACGAACAAACGAAAGAAGGGAATTCCTATATCGGGAAAAGCGGGATCTACTACAATTCCAACACTAACCTAGTATGGGCGATCAATATCCCTACCGACATTCCTCATACTCATGAAAAAGCAGACTTTTTGAAAGCTTATCCCCATTTCAAAGACTGGGCTACTTCAGGCGGGGAACAACATAAAGACTGGTACGAAAACATGACAGGAAATCGTAACGACAGCGAACTAATCAAACAATAA